Proteins encoded together in one Ipomoea triloba cultivar NCNSP0323 chromosome 4, ASM357664v1 window:
- the LOC116014985 gene encoding ethylene-responsive transcription factor-like protein At4g13040 isoform X3 yields the protein MVSLRRRRLLGLCSGRSSFIVPFPKFPENGSMPGNYMQNTKLVGSVFSKPSMDVDQLKEETTALGTSSFSASPPLKEQENAKFPEVKRRKRHRRKHFDNQEPCLMRGVYFKNMKWQAAIKVDKKQIHLGTVGSQEEAARLYDRAAFMCGREPNFELSEEEKQELRKFDWDEFLAMTRSAITSKKTRRRSGVGARRKSESSPQNSEEGEQQGNGFSASEDADQDTSV from the exons ATGGTGAGCCTTCGAAGGCGTAGACTCCTTGGACTTTGTTCTG GGAGAAGTTCGTTCATTGTTCCATTTCCAAAGTTTCCCGAGAATGGAAGCATGCCTGGAAACTATATGCAGAATACAAAACTGGTCGGTAGTGTCTTTTCCAAGCCTTCAATGGATGTTGACCAGCTGAAGGAG GAAACTACCGCTCTTGGAACATCTAGTTTTTCAGCCTCCCCGCCTTTGAAAGAGCAGGAAAACGCAAAATTCCCAG AAGTTAAGCGCAGAAAACGGCATAGGAGGAAACACTTTGACAACCAAGAACCATGCTTGATGAGAGGGGTCTATTTTAAGAACATGAAGTGGCAAGCAGCAATAAAAGTCGATAAAAAACAAATTCACTTGGGAACCGTTGGCTCGCAAGAAGAAGCTGCGAGATTGTATGACAG GGCCGCTTTTATGTGTGGAAGGGAGCCCAACTTTGAACTCTCAGAGGAAGAGAAACAGGAACTGAGAAAGTTCGACTGGGACGAGTTCTTGGCAATGACTCGATCTGCAATTACCAGCAAAA AAACTCGGAGAAGAAGCGGGGTAGGTGCAAGGAGAAAATCTGAGTCCTCACCACAAAACAGTGAGGAGGGTGAGCAACAGGGCAATGGTTTTTCAGCCTCAGAAGATGCAGACCAAGACACATCtgtttaa
- the LOC116014985 gene encoding ethylene-responsive transcription factor-like protein At4g13040 isoform X1, with the protein MQDLQIRILDKEIGFEGRSSFIVPFPKFPENGSMPGNYMQNTKLVGSVFSKPSMDVDQLKEETTALGTSSFSASPPLKEQENAKFPEVKRRKRHRRKHFDNQEPCLMRGVYFKNMKWQAAIKVDKKQIHLGTVGSQEEAARLYDRAAFMCGREPNFELSEEEKQELRKFDWDEFLAMTRSAITSKKTRRRSGVGARRKSESSPQNSEEGEQQGNGFSASEDADQDTSV; encoded by the exons ATGCAAGATTTACAGATTCGAATTCTTGATAAAGAAATTGGTTTTGAAGGGAGAAGTTCGTTCATTGTTCCATTTCCAAAGTTTCCCGAGAATGGAAGCATGCCTGGAAACTATATGCAGAATACAAAACTGGTCGGTAGTGTCTTTTCCAAGCCTTCAATGGATGTTGACCAGCTGAAGGAG GAAACTACCGCTCTTGGAACATCTAGTTTTTCAGCCTCCCCGCCTTTGAAAGAGCAGGAAAACGCAAAATTCCCAG AAGTTAAGCGCAGAAAACGGCATAGGAGGAAACACTTTGACAACCAAGAACCATGCTTGATGAGAGGGGTCTATTTTAAGAACATGAAGTGGCAAGCAGCAATAAAAGTCGATAAAAAACAAATTCACTTGGGAACCGTTGGCTCGCAAGAAGAAGCTGCGAGATTGTATGACAG GGCCGCTTTTATGTGTGGAAGGGAGCCCAACTTTGAACTCTCAGAGGAAGAGAAACAGGAACTGAGAAAGTTCGACTGGGACGAGTTCTTGGCAATGACTCGATCTGCAATTACCAGCAAAA AAACTCGGAGAAGAAGCGGGGTAGGTGCAAGGAGAAAATCTGAGTCCTCACCACAAAACAGTGAGGAGGGTGAGCAACAGGGCAATGGTTTTTCAGCCTCAGAAGATGCAGACCAAGACACATCtgtttaa
- the LOC116014985 gene encoding ethylene-responsive transcription factor-like protein At4g13040 isoform X2 has translation MQDLQIRILDKEIGFEGRSSFIVPFPKFPENGSMPGNYMQNTKLVGSVFSKPSMDVDQLKEETTALGTSSFSASPPLKEQENAKFPVKRRKRHRRKHFDNQEPCLMRGVYFKNMKWQAAIKVDKKQIHLGTVGSQEEAARLYDRAAFMCGREPNFELSEEEKQELRKFDWDEFLAMTRSAITSKKTRRRSGVGARRKSESSPQNSEEGEQQGNGFSASEDADQDTSV, from the exons ATGCAAGATTTACAGATTCGAATTCTTGATAAAGAAATTGGTTTTGAAGGGAGAAGTTCGTTCATTGTTCCATTTCCAAAGTTTCCCGAGAATGGAAGCATGCCTGGAAACTATATGCAGAATACAAAACTGGTCGGTAGTGTCTTTTCCAAGCCTTCAATGGATGTTGACCAGCTGAAGGAG GAAACTACCGCTCTTGGAACATCTAGTTTTTCAGCCTCCCCGCCTTTGAAAGAGCAGGAAAACGCAAAATTCCCAG TTAAGCGCAGAAAACGGCATAGGAGGAAACACTTTGACAACCAAGAACCATGCTTGATGAGAGGGGTCTATTTTAAGAACATGAAGTGGCAAGCAGCAATAAAAGTCGATAAAAAACAAATTCACTTGGGAACCGTTGGCTCGCAAGAAGAAGCTGCGAGATTGTATGACAG GGCCGCTTTTATGTGTGGAAGGGAGCCCAACTTTGAACTCTCAGAGGAAGAGAAACAGGAACTGAGAAAGTTCGACTGGGACGAGTTCTTGGCAATGACTCGATCTGCAATTACCAGCAAAA AAACTCGGAGAAGAAGCGGGGTAGGTGCAAGGAGAAAATCTGAGTCCTCACCACAAAACAGTGAGGAGGGTGAGCAACAGGGCAATGGTTTTTCAGCCTCAGAAGATGCAGACCAAGACACATCtgtttaa
- the LOC116014707 gene encoding S-norcoclaurine synthase 1-like, with translation MVFGAVSDEIEVKAPAAEAWKVYSTLQLAKLIVEMCPDLLEKFEVVEGDGGVGTILKLSFPASTPMFTHSKEKFTVVDDEKRVKEVEVIEGGYLNLGFTLYRVRLEVIEKDERTCITKTTIEYEVKEESAANASFVSIQTFVAIMNAVATYLTTKQV, from the coding sequence atggtgtTCGGAGCAGTTTCCGACGAGATAGAAGTAAAGGCGCCAGCCGCCGAGGCATGGAAGGTGTATTCTACTCTGCAACTGGCGAAACTTATTGTCGAGATGTGTCCTGACTTGCTTGAGAAGTTTGAGGTAGTCGAAGGTGACGGTGGCGTCGGAACAATTCTGAAGTTGAGTTTTCCGGCAAGCACGCCGATGTTTACACATTCGAAGGAGAAATTCACGGTTGTTGACGATGAGAAGCGAGTGAAAGAAGTGGAGGTGATTGAAGGCGGATACCTGAATCTAGGGTTCACTCTGTATCGGGTTCGGCTTGAAGTTATAGAGAAAGACGAAAGAACATGCATCACCAAAACCACAATTGAGTATGAAGTGAAGGAGGAATCAGCTGCCAATGCTTCATTTGTAAGTATTCAGACTTTTGTTGCCATCATGAATGCCGTTGCAACCTATCTAACCACTAAGCAAGTGTAA
- the LOC116017042 gene encoding xanthotoxin 5-hydroxylase CYP82C4-like — MDLPNLLSCLAGFIFFVLLYITIINPNNKNRNLLLPPVAAGALPIIGHIPILNSQNQILSRTLGDMADKHGPLFIVRSGMTPIAMICGLEAAKDCFTTHERDVASKPEFAVGEHLGYNYAMFSFSSDNAYWRVMRKFVVSELLSNVKLDKVKHIRMSELETSIKELYLFVTASPEPNKAAVVGMDEWLAQLTLNTSCRIVAGRRYKFKVGGAVGDDDSAEYKEAQDIIKVFREFQYLSGLFVLQDAFPLRLFKWFDFQGHVRAMKRNNKKVDKILQAWIDQHIERRQLGNAPAPAAGDDQDLIDLMLSTIDKEFVKGLPHTHQMAIKGTTQSMIIDGSDTTGTHMTWVLAVLVKYGDVMKRCREEIEAQVGTDRWVEDSDVKKLQYLQAVVKESLRLYPSVPLLTPRMTSKDCKIGGYDLPKGTQFNVNLWKIMRDPKFWPEPDKFMPERFLNRETTEADNPLKRFEYVPFGCGRRICVGMTYALQISHLTIARLIQGFNFSTPGNVELDMEEGLGVTLPRATPLQLVVTPRLPPNFYGL; from the exons ATGGATCTTCCTAATCTCCTCTCATGTCTTGCAGGCTTCATCTTCTTCGTTTTACTATACATCACAATAATAAACCCTAATAACAAGAACAGAAACCTGTTATTACCCCCAGTAGCCGCCGGCGCTCTTCCGATCATCGGCCACATTCCCATCCTCAACAGCCAAAACCAAATTCTCTCCCGGACTTTGGGAGATATGGCGGATAAGCACGGCCCGCTTTTCATCGTGCGGTCAGGGATGACTCCCATTGCGATGATCTGCGGCCTGGAAGCCGCCAAGGATTGCTTCACCACGCACGAGCGCGACGTGGCGTCGAAGCCGGAGTTCGCCGTCGGCGAACACCTCGGTTACAACTACGCCATGTTTAGTTTCAGCTCCGACAATGCGTACTGGCGCGTAATGCGCAAGTTTGTCGTGTCGGAGCTTCTGTCCAACGTTAAACTCGACAAGGTGAAGCATATCCGCATGTCGGAGCTGGAGACCAGCATCAAAGAGTTGTACCTTTTCGTCACTGCTTCTCCTGAACCGAATAAGGCGGCGGTTGTCGGCATGGATGAGTGGTTAGCACAGTTGACGTTGAACACCTCTTGTCGGATCGTCGCCGGGAGGAG GTACAAGTTTAAGGTCGGAGGGGCGGTCGGCGACGACGACAGCGCGGAGTATAAAGAGGCGCAAGACATTATTAAGGTTTTCCGGGAGTTCCAATATCTGAGCGGGCTGTTTGTTCTGCAGGATGCTTTTCCATTGCGGCTGTTTAAGTGGTTTGATTTCCAGGGGCATGTTAGGGCCATGAAGCGTAACAATAAAAAGGTTGATAAAATTCTTCAAGCCTGGATTGACCAACATATTGAGAGACGGCAGCTGGGGAATGCTCCGGCGCCGGCGGCCGGAGATGATCAGGACTTGATCGACCTCATGCTTTCAACCATCGACAAGGAATTCGTTAAAGGTCTTCCCCATACCCACCAAATGGCTATCAAGGGAACAACCcag AGTATGATCATAGATGGGTCGGATACAACGGGGACTCATATGACATGGGTACTAGCCGTACTAGTGAAGTACGGCGATGTAATGAAGCGTTGCAGGGAAGAGATAGAGGCGCAAGTCGGCACAGACAGATGGGTCGAAGATTCCGATGTTAAAAAGCTACAATACCTACAGGCCGTCGTCAAAGAATCGCTACGCCTATATCCCTCCGTTCCGCTCTTAACGCCCAGAATGACGTCTAAAGATTGCAAGATCGGCGGTTACGACCTCCCAAAAGGCACCCAGTTCAACGTTAACCTTTGGAAAATCATGCGAGACCCGAAATTCTGGCCGGAGCCCGACAAGTTCATGCCGGAGAGATTCTTAAACAGGGAAACGACAGAAGCGGATAATCCGCTGAAACGGTTTGAGTATGTGCCTTTCGGGTGTGGGAGACGAATCTGTGTGGGAATGACGTATGCGTTGCAGATTTCGCATCTCACCATTGCTCGATTGATTCAAGGTTTCAATTTCAGCACACCTGGGAATGTGGAACTGGACATGGAAGAGGGATTGGGAGTAACTCTGCCCCGGGCAACGCCGTTACAGCTAGTGGTTACGCCCCGCCTGCCCCCAAACTTCTATGGGCTCTAA
- the LOC116017875 gene encoding xanthotoxin 5-hydroxylase CYP82C2-like, with protein MDNLLLLYCLAGFILFVLLYLRIINPNNNNKNLLLPPVAAGARPIIGHIPILNNQKQILARTLGDMADKHGPVFTVRSGITPIAMISSWEAAKDCFTTHDKDASAKPENAVGKYLGYNYAMFSSSTDNAYWRVMRKFVVSELLSNVKLDKLKNLRKSELETSIKELYLFVTASSSETVVVVMDEWFGQLTLNTSCRIVARRRYKFKVGGNVGGGDFEEYKEAQNIIKVFRDFQYLSGLFVLHDAFPLRVFKWIDFQGHVSAMKRTNRKIDKILQAWIDQHIERRRPENAQPVAGDDDDQDLIDLMLSTIDKEFVKGLSHTHQMTIKGLIESMIVDGSDTTATLMTWVISLLVKHSDVMKCCREEIDTQVGTERWVEDFDIKNLEYLQAVIKETLRLYPPVPLLTPRMTSKHCKIAGYDLPTGTQFNVNLWKIMRDPSVWRNPEEFKPERFMKGEAEVDSFLRRFEYGPFGYGRRTCVGMTYALQISHLTIARLVQGFNFSTPNNVELDMTEGFGVTLPRATPLQLVLTPRLHPKFYGR; from the exons ATGGATAATCTTCTTCTCCTCTATTGTCTTGCAGGGTTCATCCTCTTTGTGTTACTATACCTTAGAATAATAAACcctaataacaacaacaaaaacctGTTATTACCTCCGGTCGCCGCCGGTGCACGCCCTATTATCGGCCACATTCCCATCCTCAACAACCAAAAACAGATTCTCGCCAGAACTTTGGGAGACATGGCGGATAAGCACGGCCCGGTTTTCACGGTCCGGTCAGGGATAACTCCCATCGCCATGATCAGCAGCTGGGAAGCCGCCAAGGATTGCTTCACCACCCACGACAAAGACGCGTCAGCAAAGCCGGAGAACGCCGTGGGTAAATACCTGGGTTACAACTACGCAATGTTTAGTTCTAGTACCGACAATGCGTACTGGCGTGTAATGCGCAAGTTTGTCGTGTCGGAGCTTCTGTCCAACGTTAAACTCGACAAGCTGAAAAATCTCCGGAAATCCGAGCTGGAGACCAGCATCAAAGAGTTGTACCTTTTCGTCACCGCCTCTTCTTCTGAAACGGTTGTGGTGGTGATGGATGAGTGGTTTGGACAGTTGACGTTGAATACTTCTTGTCGGATTGTTGCCCGGAGGCGGTACAAGTTTAAGGTCGGAGGAAATGTCGGCGGCGGCGATTTCGAGGAATATAAGGAGGCGCAAAACATCATAAAAGTTTTCAGGGATTTCCAGTACCTTAGCGGTTTGTTCGTTCTACACGATGCTTTTCCGTTGCGGGTGTTTAAGTGGATTGATTTCCAGGGTCATGTTTCCGCCATGAAGCGTACCAATAGAAAGATTGATAAGATTCTTCAAGCATGGATTGACCAACATATTGAGAGACGGCGGCCGGAAAATGCTCAGCCGGTGGCcggagatgatgatgatcagGACCTCATCGACCTCATGCTTTCAACTATTGACAAGGAATTCGTTAAAGGTCTTTCCCATACCCACCAAATGACTATCAAGGGATTAATCGAG AGTATGATAGTGGATGGATCAGATACAACGGCAACTCTTATGACATGGGTAATATCCTTACTAGTGAAGCATAGCGATGTAATGAAGTGTTGCAGGGAAGAGATAGATACCCAAGTTGGGACAGAAAGATGGGTGGAAGATTTCgatataaaaaatttagaatatTTACAAGCAGTAATAAAAGAAACGTTACGCCTATATCCTCCCGTTCCGCTTTTAACTCCAAGAATGACATCCAAACATTGTAAGATCGCAGGTTACGACCTTCCAACAGGCACCCAATTCAATGTTAACCTGTGGAAAATCATGCGAGACCCGAGCGTCTGGCGAAATCCTGAGGAGTTTAAACCAGAGAGATTTATGAAGGGAGAAGCAGAAGTGGATAGTTTTTTGCGACGATTTGAGTATGGGCCTTTCGGGTATGGCAGACGAACTTGTGTGGGAATGACATATGCGTTGCAAATTTCACATCTCACAATTGCCCGTTTGGTTCAAGGTTTCAATTTTAGTACGCCTAATAATGTCGAACTAGACATGACGGAAGGATTTGGCGTTACTTTGCCCCGGGCAACTCCATTACAACTTGTGCTTACCCCGCGCCTACACCCAAAATTCTATGGACGGTAA